The nucleotide sequence AAAGGCCAAAGGACCTGCCAAAAGTCACATAGAAAGTTGTAGAACTGGATTAGAGCTCTGGCTTCTGAATTTCCAGAGCAGCCTGTTGTGATTCTGGGGTTCATCAGGACAGGAGACGCCTAAAGCAATGGAGGCAGTGGCTTCAGCCTTGCATCCACAGTAAAGACGATGGTCTGGGTAGTCCTTACCCTGGCTTTGGGTCTTTTGTAGGCTGTACTGCTCCAAAAGCAAAAGAGGTTGTGAGTCTTCCCCCCCAGGAGGTGTTGCGAGGATTGGAGAGGGCCAAGCACATATCAAGCAGCTAATGGTTATTAGTTAAGTAGCAACCAACGTTGAGACTTCAGTGCAGGAGGCAAACGGACTCCCTCTTTGGACATTGACTCCCTGACTGTAGAGCTAGGAGAGAGTGGGTCccacagagagaaagggcagcTGCTGTTCTATTGGGAGCATCATTAGCTCTgccagggaagggggtgggcatGCACtggaggagagaggcctggagtcCCACCTCAGAGACCCCGACTCCAGCCAGCCATAAAGGCGGGAGGGGGCAGGTCACATTGACTCTCCCAGCCCCTGAAAGCAGAGCAGAGAGGTGAAGGGGGTGCCTAGCTCCGAGTGTTCACGGCTTGGGCACCAGCTCCGGCAGCCTCAGCGTCCCTACCAAACCCGTGGCCTGTGCCGCTCCCTTAAAGGAAGGACCCAAGGAAGGAGGCTGCCACGGCTGGCCTGACCCATAgctgggggggttggggagggcataggagtgtgggagggagaaggggcttTTAGGATAGGAATGACAGGTACAGAGAGAAGGCCAGGAGACTGCAGGAGACTTCCCAGGGTGGGGCAGTGCTGGCAAAGAGGCGGGCCACGGCCACATTGGGGTTGTCCTGGGTGGGCTCAAACCACTTCTGCAGGCACCGCCCACTGTTCCTGCCCTCAGGGCTTGCCTTGAATGAGTTGCTCCAAATCTTCTCGCACAGGTCAGCGGGGGTGGGGAAGTAATGGGGGAAGGGGTGGCAGACAGCCCTCGCAGGGCAGCGGTTCTTCCCTGGGAGGGGGCcgggtgggaggggggaaatcGAGGCACAAAGTTACCTCCCAAGATTCCCACCCTCACGTCCCCATCCTTTGCCCTAGGGGAGCATAGGGAGCTGGCGCTTGCTGCCAGGTGGGGGCCCTGTCAAGCACCACTCACCCCGACTCCAGTCCCAGTCGCTGTGCCAGTTGGACTTGCACGTGTAAGATGTGCGACAGTCTTCCCACCACTGCTCGCAGTCCTCCTGGCAGAGTGGCACATCCAGGATTCGCTCTCCTGGCCCAGCCAAGTCCATCTGGGTGCAGGCATAGCAAGAGACAAGAATGCTAATAGCCAGGATCCAGAGATGATCAGTAGCTACAATGGTACTCTGCCGGTTACCGTTGGAAGATACGGTACAGACTCCTAGGAAGTCTGTAAGCATTCCTTTACAAATGAgcacaatgaggggtgcctgggtggctcatcggttaagcgtccaactcatgattttggctcaggtcatgatctcacggttcatgggagagagccctgcattggactctgcactgacagcacggagcctgcttgggcttctctctgcctctccccccacctctaaataaataaataaacttaaaaaaaaaaaaaaaaagaaaaccaatgagaACAATGAAGCTAAGGAGACTAAATGGTTTGGCCCCAGCTACACAGCTTCCTACATATAGGAGATGGGATTCAAAGGCAGCAAAActttggattgcgagtaacttgttctgcgagtgttccgcgAGACAAGGaaacgtttctaataaattttaacttgataaacgagtgatgccttgcaatatgagtagtacatgacacagaatgtcacatgatcacagctgagccaatggttcttgaaattcactttgatatacaagtgctttggatggCAAGCaagtttccagaatgaattatgctcgcatcCCAAGGTTTTAGTGTTGTCCCTTATCCTAAAGTTCTCATTTGTGCTCCCCTATGCTGCTCTTTGGGACCCAGAGGTGGCTTTCTCTCCACTTTTTTCCCCAACCCGGCTTCTGACTCTGCTCTGGTCCGTAGGGGGACAGCGTGTCCTGCTCCTGCTAGCATCGTGGACCTCAGGCTCTTAGTAACAGGGCACTGTGTGGAtgtgcctcctgcctccccagcccagccttcTGACCTTCCGGATCCAAGGTCCCAGGTTTGGGGAGCACTCATAGAAGCAGATAGCCTGGATGAAGTGCTTCTCACAGCCTGGCATCATCAACCCACAGTGAATCAAGCTGAAGTTGTAAAGGAGGGACACATCGAGGTGGGCTTCCCAGCTTGTGCTGGCCGTGCAGCAGGCATTGTCTTTCCAGGGGGTGCACTGAAGGTGGAAGAAGAAGCAAAAGGCAGGGGGTTGGATAAGAGGCAGGAGATGGAGGAGTGTCCAGGGCAGAGAGGTAAAAATGTCCCCTAGAAGAGGGCCTGGGCAAATGGGAGGACTTCAGGCCAGCAATGCCCATCTAGAAGGAATGGTGATAATATGTCAATATTTGTAGCCAAAGGGCTCCTGCACACCAATCTCCCTGCCACAGGCTGCTGCCATTCCCTAGAAACAGGGTTTCCAGGATCTCAGCTCCTAAAGGCAGCAGAGGAACCCCACGAGACCCAGAGGAGTGTGCGGCTGCCCTGGATGGGAGGGCACCAGAGTTGAGAAGAGCTTATAGGTAAAAATCAGCTCCACGACTCCTCCCGTGCCCCTGTCAGTTGCCTCTAGGGGTCTGGGGAGGAGTCATCTGAGTCATAGGTCTCCCCGGTGCCTATGGGTAGGAAGGCTAAAGAAGGGGGACCTGGTTTGTTTGAATGTATGCTGAACCAGTGATGGACCTCTTGGATCATgagctgcccctgcccctgtcccccaagTGGCCGGGCAGCTCAGGTATGGGGACGTGGAAATACTCAACAGTTatgatctcggggcgcctgggtggctcagtccgttaagcgtccgacttcggctcaggtcatgatctcacggtccgtgagtttgagccccgcatcgggctctgtgctgacagctcagagcctggagcctgtttcagattctgtgtctccctcactctctgaccctcccccgttcatgctctgtctctgtctaaaaaaaaaataaacgttaaaaaaaaaaattaaaaaaaaaaaaaaacagttatgaTCTCAAAAGGCCAAAGTGTCCCTCCAGTGGTCTTTGCCCAAATCCTAACATAAGGAAGCAAGTGAGTGAGGGTTGGTGATAGTTCAAAAGCCATCTTGGCATTTGTGTCTTTTCCCTGATCTGCCAAAGCAGCCTCACTCCCGTCCCCAGGCAAGGTCTGGTCTTTGTACCTCATCGTAGAGCTGGTCTTCTGGGCCAGGCTCTCGCTTGTGGTGTTTGGTGTTCATGCAGACATCGAGCAGCTCGTCCCCAGCCCAGATGGGCACGACTGTCCACAGCCGTAACACGAGCTGCCACCACCGTCCCATGGCCTACTGCAGAGAGGAGACCCACCTGCTTGTGTGATAGACAGGACGCCCGCTCCATTCTCTCTACTCTCCCAGGGAGTGAGTATGGGTTTCAAGGCTCCCTCCCTCAAGTGATCATGACACTCTGGCTGCCCCTAGGACCTCTATCTGAGGCAGCATCATAAAACGTCAGGGCAGGTGAAACAAACCTGAGAGTTCTGACACCCACCCCCAACGGATGCACAGACACGTGAGTGAAATACCAGGAAGAGGCCAGCCCTGAGGTAAGGGAGGGTCTGGTGAAATGGCTCCAGCCTGCTCTGGGGGAGCTTTTCTTGGTCCCTCCCCTTCCAAGGCAGACTTTCCAACTCCATGACATACGGGCTGGAATTCAGAGCTTTAATTCTGGGTGAAGAACAGAGCAAATCACCAGATTCTACAGGGGACAGAGGGCATGGTGGGACATGGTAGTGGGACAAGTGCAATCCTTACACCATTGAGAGCCAGCCATGATGgcagcccctctccctccaccagcTCCaacccatcaccaaccctcctGAGCAGGAGCCTGGACACCCAGCAGACTTGCGGGCACCTCAGAGCCAGGGAGCATGCCCAGGCAGTCAGATGTGCCGGCCTTGTGCACCCAAAGTCAGGTCCTCACCACAGGAGTGAGAAGGCTGACTTTTCCCTTGGTGTTTGTTGAGCACTgtgttttctactctgttctggGCAGTGCTGGTAATGTGAGGGAAGGAAGTGAGAGACaaaaaggagaaaggcagaagaGCACCCTGTCTCAAGTGCCCAACACTTTGGGAAACAGGGCTCCCTCAGCCTTCACCCACCCAGGACCCCTTGGCTCCCACAGTCCCCCAGGCCTTGCAAGAGGGACCACGGACCCATCAGAGTGAAATTGAAAACCTCTGGCCTCACCTGAGTTTAGAGCATCAAGCAGGCTGGGGATGGAGACCCCGTCCCGCTTTCCAAGCCTACCCTCAAGTCCAAATCTGCGGCTACCCCCCTCCAGTCTCAGGCATAGCTGCAGCCATCCCGTATCTTTAAAGAATCTGGTGCATCAGGGGAATTAGAGGAAAGATGCTCCTCCTTCCAGTGCTTTCTTCATACTTACTTTCATAGCAGGAGccgctccctcccacctccagagACTGGAGGCTGCCATCTTGCTCATTTATCACCCACTCCACTTCCTACCAGCCCAGGTGCAAATACAGAGTTCCAGGTGGCTCCGGTTAAACACATCCACCTCACCGAGGTGAAGGGGTCTTCTGTGGTTGGAGCCTGAGGCTTTCACTTactcagagaagcagagacaaggTAGTGGGTAGGATCCCGGGCTCTGGTCGGCTACTGACTTCCGCTCTTGGCTCTGCTCCTTGCCAGCTGGATGACCTGGAGGAAATGCCAAACTCTCTAAGTTTTCCTATCTGTATAGAGGGCCGTTTTATAACAGAGATTGCTGGGGGAACGcagtgaaagagaaaatacaccATACGGACTTGGCAtcgtgcctggcacagagtaagtctTAGCGGctttaattcttttcctttctcctgtgtAGTGTTTCTCGCCCTGTTCCGCAGCTCCGCCTGCCCCTTTGTCAGCTCAGGTACCTGGGATGCACCCTCTGGTGGCTTGAGTAACAGTGACCTCTGTCAGCCCACAGGAGCTAAGGCTCCTGCCAGGGAATAGGCACGGCAGCACAGTGACCCAGAGATAAAGTGGGGCCTTGGAGACCCAAGAATTTAAAGGTGTGACCAAAGCccaaaccaacaaaaccaaaaaagtcCCTCCACAGCCCACAGAACTGTCTCCCTTAGCATGCAGAGACCCTGTCCTGTGAAATATTCTGCAACTGGCCTCAGCAGTGATGATGCACACAAGGAAGTCCTTCTTAACAAGGAGAGGCTGGGAAACTGGGACAGGACTCTTGGGAGAGTCCCAAAGGTAATGAAAATGCTGGAAAAGGAGCCCCTCTCCTTGCCTGTTTCTTGAACCCAGTCCCCTCTCCAAGGGACAAGCAGCCAAAGTGACTGACATGTTACCAACACATAGGAAATGAGAACAATAAAAGCGTTTTTATCTTTGAGGGAAACAAAGCCCCTAGAAACGACCCCCAAGCTGAATGCCCTCCTTGATTTAACTGTGGGGAGGCTGAGGCTCAGCTGGGGAGTGGGAGAGCTAGGATCTGAACTCAGGTCAACACCCCATATCTGATGCCTAAGGACCAGCTGACGGGGGCAGCCTCCAAGACTGAAGGGGTAGGTGCCATCCAGGTCTCAAGCGAAGTCTGTGTTTTAAAGAGTCAAATGCCACCATCAGATTGTGTGTTGGGAGACCTGTGCCAGCTTTATTTGGGAACAGTGATGGTTACCGGCCCAGCCTCCCAAGTCCCTGCCTTAAGCAGAGTTAGGAGTCCCCCTTTCAGGGTCCGATACCAAATAGGAACTGCATTTCTGAAGCCTGGGTCTCTTTCCACCAGCGTCCACTCAGCAGGGGCAGAGCAGACAGGCCTGTCCTGTTCAAGTCCTGACAAACACTCACGGGCAGTAAGCCTTGAGGAGGAAAGAGCGTTGGGGTTTAACACTGAGTTTGCTGCAAACTGTGGATGTGCCAGGGACAAGAATCCAGGAATGAAGCGCAGGAGTAATTACTGAAATGTAAAACAGGTCCTCTGGTAAACATTCTTCACGTGGAGGGAAGGAGGACGAGGAGGGGCTCGCTAACAGTCTCTAGGACAAGGCTGTAGGAAATGAGCTAAAATTACAGTCTGTGCGGGttccgggggagggagggattatGGAGGCTGCCTCTCGGAGAACCATCAGGCCAACATCTGCTCCAGCAAAGAGGCAGTTAGCAGCCCTTGAAGAAAACTCATTTTTGCTCTATTGTGATTGAGTCTTCCAGACAAATCTGTTTTGTAACTGAAAGCTGGTAAATTAAAGCTGGCTGTGGATGAAGCCATTGAAAGCTGCTGACCCCAAACAATTTTgctctaaagaaacaaaacagaacacttaAATTGATGAGAGCAGAGCAGCTCTCAGAAAGCAGCTCTCAGAGAGGTCTGACGAGAGGGAGAGCTGGGCAGGAGAGCCCAGCCCCGAGCAGGCCACCACGCATGCACGGTAGGAGCCCCTCTCCgggtcccccccccgccccccacccaacTGCTTGTGAGGTCGCCCAAGGTGCCCAGCCCCACTGAGTTCTGAGAGCAGACTAAGAAGGCAAGAATTCATGCCAGGAATCTCCTGGTGAGAATCTGAAGTCAGAGGCCAGCTGAAGGGGACATTGGTGATTCAGAGTTCTTAATGGGCCTCATGAGTTCTTCTTTTCACCCCAAAATCTATTGGCCATCTTTGACTTGACGCTTAATTGGTGTGTGGCTAAGGCAGGTTTGTTTACCTCTAGTCCTCCTTCCCTCCACATCCTTTCCATCACCAAACTGTTGATTTAGCTTCCTGagtatcttaaaaaattttttcatggggcgcctgggtggcgcagtcggttaagcgtccgacttcagccaggtcacgatctcacggtccgtgagttcgagccccgcgtcgggctctgggctgatggctcagagcctggagcctgtttccgattctgtgtctccctctctctctgcccctcccccgttcatgctctgtctctctctgtccccaaaataaataaaaaacgttgaaaaaaatttaaaaaaattttttctttaattaaaacagagagcgaggaagagagaaagggagagcatgagcaggggaagggcagagagacaaggagagagagagaatgctaagcaggctctgtgatatCAGCGCAGAGCATGGGCTCCatcccactaaccgtgagatcatgatctgagtcaaaatcaagagttgaacacttaacctactgagccacccaagcgcccccctcCCAAAGGATCTCTTCAATTCGAATTCTTTTATCCCTGGTTCTTCCCAATTCCTGGGCTGTGGCCACGCCTTGCCTCAATTACTAACTGGCTCCCTTGCCCCTTTCCAAAACCTTTATCCAAGCAGCGGCCAGAGTGATCTAATTTCCCAGTATTTTACTATGAAAGTTTTCAGACATAAGGAAAGTTGAGAGAATTTTACAGTGAACCCCCATATAACCACAACTTTGATTTTGCCATTACCCTTTTGCTATATTTTTCCCACATCTACCTAGCCTTCTGGTCATCCATCAGTCTTCCTTTTAGTCACCAACATCCTCCTAAATAATTTGTGCATCCTTATCATTAACCAGAGTTCAATATTTGCCTGCAGGTTTTTTcgcttcaaattattttttttaaatgtaaagatgattaggggcacctggttggttcagttggttaagtgtctgactcttaggttcaggtcatctgggtttgtgagtttgagccctgtgtccagctctgtgctgataccttggagcctacttgggattctttttccctctcttgctggtgcgctctctctctctctctctctctctctctctcacacacacacacacacacacacacacacaaaataaataaataaacttttttttttttttttaaagaaggtaaagATTAAGCTACTCCCATGTTTAAAACCCTTCTAGGCTTAAGGTAAGTCCCAACCTTAACATGTCACAAGAACCCTGTTTAATTTGGTCCCTATTTACTTTTCCATGCTAACCTGTGGTCCTTTCTCTCACCTGCCTTGCAGGCAATCCTCACCCCTCAACATCCCTAACTTCCCATCACTCTCCTTTGCCTGGCTGTTCTCTCAGAGCTCACTCTCTGTGACTGGTAACTCCTACTGGCCCTTTAGCTCAGAGGACAGATGGCTACTCAGGGAACTTGTGTGGTTCCCCCCAGGATTGGTGAATTGTTCTCTTGGGGTTTTATGCTTGTCACCGACGTGGAATTTACCACAGGAGTACTCACAGTGCcaaacacagtgcctggcccagagtgACTAGTCAATACATGTTTgctgaggaaatgggcagaaaataccTGCATAGAATAAAACTATCCACGCGCTTCCCTAGGTTAACCTGACCTatcctctctccttgcccttccatcttccctcccttcctttattcCATCCTCACCTGGAGTTTAAAATGACCTCTCATTTTCTGTTCCCTATCTTCTCTCCTCaccatcctctttctctcccttctctcccccttctggcctccctccccctccgaCTTCCACCTGGGAACATCTACAGTTTCTGGTGAGTTCTGTGAGATCTCAGTGTGTCAGTGCCCTTTCGTCACCATGTGAAGAGACCACTTTCTAGGTCTAGCcaccacaaaaggaaatgagtgtGAAGCCTGTCAGTGTTGAAGAGAGTCCAAGTAGgttgaaacagaaaaacatcaaAGTCCCACCAGAAAGTGATTAGCTGAAAATCGGAGTTGGAAGAAAGGTATGTCACAAAGAACAAATGTCTTTACTCGCCTACTTCTCTTCTCAGGCTGCTGGATTCTTTTCCCTTCAACACGGTTTCCCCAGTGCCAGCGTCTCACTGTGACATCCAAACCAGGTTGCTGCCGGGCGGCTGGGAGATGGGTTTTAAGAAATAACTAAGGTTTGCAGTTTAAAATGTGCAGCTGAAATCAATGCATTGTCTCTCTCAATCCTCCTGGCATCCCTCCCCGCAAATATCTCTTGACCTGAACTTTCACCCCAGCTacaaacctctctctctctctctctctctctctctctctcttcccaggctTGCTTCCTAAAAACACACCTGTGTGTGTTCATTGTGGCTTCTTTGTGTCACCTCACATTCATTTATGAACCATTGGTGTTCAGCTTCTGCTTGCCATCCCATGGCATCCACTCTTGCCAACTTCACTAACAACCTCCAAATTGTTCTATCCTAGTTGACCTCTCAGCTGCCTTTGGCCAACAGAATCCCTCCTACCTTCTTAAAACTCATCTCCTCCTTGATTCCCAGGGCTCCTCTGTGTCCTGGTTTCCCTCCAAGATTTCAACTTGTCCCTTCTCCGTCTCCTTGGTAGGCTCTATTTCCTCCATCTGCCATTTAAGTGGGTTTTTTTGAACGCTCTCCTTGGGCCTCTTTTCTTTCTACTGTCCATACTCTCTCTGTGCAACCTTACCCCCAGTGTAACTTCAGTgatctgtctcctctctgcagGTGACTCTTAAATCTCTCTCCAGTCCTGACCTGTAGAATGGCAGATATGTGAGGGTGTCTACTGATCTATCTCCAGGAGTATTTTACTTGGATTTCCAACAGGCGCCTTATACTCAATATAACCTGGTTGTTCTTAGCTCTTCATTcaatctgcttttctttcttggttaCTGGGACCCTCTCCCTCTAGTCATCCAGGTCATGGTCCTGGAGTTATCCTGGACTATTTTTCCTCTCCCACCTCATGCGAATCCTTTAACATGACACACAGAATTCTTCATGGCCTGGCAATTGGCTACTGCGGAAGTTCCTCTTCCTCCCAATCCCATCCTCACCGGACACACTTGCCATGCTGAAATCCTTGCTGCTATCTGAATTTGCTCCTGCCCTGTACCTTAGCACCTACAGCTCCATCTGCCAGGAATGACCTTTCCCGGCTTCTTCACCCAAGTACTCTTCTCTTAGGGCTCCACTCAAGCAGCATCACCTCTAGGAAGcctgcctttgcccctccctagGTTAGGGTCCCTTCTGTGGACTCCCATAGGTTTCCATACTATTTTTTTAGTATTGGTCTAAAAATACCTCTATTATGACGCCACACTATCCAAGAAGGGGATTACAAGGTAGCATAATCTTCTGCATTGCTTGCCTCCCTATGTAGATTTGGAGTTCCCTGAGGGTGAGGACTTTGTTTCCTCCTTTGGCTACTAGCCTCCAGCACAGTTTATGGTGTATGTAAGAGCCCCCAAAcatttgaataaatgagtgagtggTATGTGCCACATCTGACGATCCACAGGGGCCTGAACTTGTATGTAGAACCCAGTCTTTTTGAGCCTGGGGACAGTGCTGTTTCCTCAGGTCCAATTTCCAGCACCCGTCCCTTGGATGTTTCATCCCACCTGCCTactgtatttaaaattgaaaatttgtcTGGGAAAGCACAGACCTATGTGTAGCTCCTCTCAGAGGATCTTGAAACATTCCTAAATATGTTCGTTTAGATTGGGACAAATTTACATGGTTATAATACGTATGGTTTAGATGGTTTTGAGGTCCTGTCCAGGCATGGCTGCTTAGATCATGACACTTAGCACCACTGTActctccctccagctccccccccccccccgcccgccaacAATCTATGGGACGTGAGCCAATGCTGGTGTTAGCCTTAAAAGAGACAGGGGTCCCAAGCCCCAGCTAAACTGATCTTTAAAACTTTCAACATTCTGTGGTCACTCTTTCTCAGGTCTCTACACATGCTGTCCCCTTTTACTTGGGACCTTACCCCTGTCCTCAACACTCTTAGTACTTATCAGACACCTTATTTTTTAGGTCTCAGATTGGAGTGGCCCACATTCAAGGAAGTCCAAGTCTAAGTTAGGTGTCCCTCCTGGTACTCTCACAACCTGTGGGTGGCCTCTATTATGATGCCACAACTATCCCAGAATCGCCTGCCCACTTACATGTTCCCTAGTGGCCTGAAAGCTCCTAGACCAGTGGGGACTGTGTCTGTCAGTTTCACAGCTGTAACTGagtgcctggtacagagtagACACTCACtaggtatttattgaatgaacaagTAATTCTTTTTGGTAAGAAGGATTCTCTTCCATGATTCATTTTTACTAAGAAGTGTACCAGGACAAATTCTAGGAAGCCTCAGAATTTTTGTGGTAAGAGTTATAAGAGTTATGTGTATGTGGTGTACAAGCTTGTGGatgtccatctttttttaaaattgttttggtcTTGTCTTACTCATCTTCTTGACTCCCCACAGCTCTGTTAACCATAAGCTTTGGCTATTGTGGCTGGTGAATTGTTTTTCTCTAAGGCATGTACATAATTTCAAGTTCAAAGAATGGAATTGGATCAGCTTGTATTTCACAGACTAAAggaaatacacaaacaaatataaatattctagGTTTGTTTTGGTCTGTATGTCTTGGTCTTACGTTGAAAATGTCTGAGAAAATGCACAGAAGGATTGGAAGGTCCATCATGTGTTCTGTTGTTTATTGGAAAGAAAGTGGTAGAAAATGGATCATTTGAAGTTGGCAAATATTTGACTCCTCATGCCCTTGTGCCTACAAATGACAAGGTAGAGATGGGAAAAATCAATTTTGCAAGAGACTGTGGGTAAATTGCCTTCCGGTAAAACAATGATGAAGCAGTTGGCATTTCTAGAAAAGTGAATTTTCTGATTCTTCCATG is from Neofelis nebulosa isolate mNeoNeb1 chromosome 10, mNeoNeb1.pri, whole genome shotgun sequence and encodes:
- the IZUMO1R gene encoding sperm-egg fusion protein Juno, giving the protein MGRWWQLVLRLWTVVPIWAGDELLDVCMNTKHHKREPGPEDQLYDECTPWKDNACCTASTSWEAHLDVSLLYNFSLIHCGLMMPGCEKHFIQAICFYECSPNLGPWIRKMDLAGPGERILDVPLCQEDCEQWWEDCRTSYTCKSNWHSDWDWSRGKNRCPARAVCHPFPHYFPTPADLCEKIWSNSFKASPEGRNSGRCLQKWFEPTQDNPNVAVARLFASTAPPWEVSCSLLAFSLYLSFLS